GCATATTTCCCACCGCCCTGCCTCCTGCAGACGCTTCGGCCGATGGTGATCTTCCCAAGGTCGCTCAGCTCGACTGACGAACTCCCTCCCCTGGCGTGCCCGCACCTGGCGTATCCGGGTGCGGGCACACCCGGTAGCGCCTCTGAGGATCAGGGTGACTAGGCCAAAGGACCTGTCCATTGTCGCGTCGACCACCCGAGGCCGTTGCTCGCACGCCAGGCATCCGTTGCGAAAGCGCCGCCCCGAACCGAACACGAGACCGTCGTGCAGTGACCCATCACCTCAGCCCGTTGCGGACAGCTCCCCTGCAGGGAGCGACAACCTCGTCGCTGAGGTCAGGCCGTGACGGCGCTGCCTCCGCTCAGCGGGCGATCCACGTTTTGATCTCGGAGGCGATGCTTCGTACGTCCAAGCCGTCGTGGCTGGCACGGGCCGCGAGGCCGGCGGCCTGCTTGGGCTGGACGTCCAGGATCTCGCCGCTGACCGAGAGGTAGGAGGCAGCGACGACCGCGCTGAACAGTTCGTTGGAGTGGTCAAGGGCCGGGCAGCGGATGAGCTGGTGCATGAGCGCCGCTGCCCGGTGGTGGGACTCGCTGTAGACGGGGGTGTCCATGACCGTGTCGGCGTGCCGTGTGGCCGCGGCCGCGAGTGTGCCGAAGTCGGAGACGTCCGGGTCCCCGGGGATATGCCGGTGCGCAAGGTCGAGGAGCCATGCGCGGTCGATGCGGACGATCACGCGGCGGCCGCCGGCCCACGGTTGGCGGCCGGGCTTCCGAACTCTTCGGTGAAGGCGTCCCCGAAGGCGTCCGCAAAGTGCGCGCCCGCGTGGAGGAAGCGGTGCCGCAGGTCGTTGGACTCGTCAGCAAGCACCTGCTTGGCGTACTCCTGCACAGACAGGCCTGCGGCCTCGGCGCGCTCTGCGATTCCGGCGTGGATCTCGTCGGGCACTCGTACATTGATCTGCTTCATACGGGGAGCGTAGCGCTCTGTACTGGGCGCTACAACCGCTTTGAGGCATGCCGGTCTCCGGGCCGCCCGGGACGGGGTGAGGGGGTGAGGGGGTGAGGTGGCACGGCTGAGGCTGTGAAACCGCGTCACGTCACCCTGTCGGTCACCGGTTCGCGGTGGCGGAGAAGGACGGCGTGGGCCGAGGAGTGCCCTCGGTGGCGTCGGTCTGGCTGTAAATGAAGTCAGCGAGGACGACAATGACAGCCGCACCCACCGAGATGACCGCAACGAGGTCACAGCTCAGTGGGCACTGCGTCGATGGGGCCATCCCTGCGCGTGCGGGGAGCAGCGCCTCCTCTACACCGGCGACGAGCTCCACCCGGGACCATCCCTGCGCGTGCGGGGAGCAGTCCAGTCCGCCCCAGATTCCGTAGTGCTCGTTGGGACCATCCCCGCGCGTGCGGGGAGCAGACTACCGGCCGGTGAACGTTGTCTTGCAGCGCGGGGCCATCCCCGCGCGTGCGGGGAGCAGCTGCGTCTGGGCCCCGACGCTCGCTGGTACCCCTACCTCCAGGACGACGACGGCGAATGGTGGCCCGCGGCACCAGCCGACACCGACCCCGTCGCAGCGCTCACCTCCGTCTGGCAACAGCGCTGAACGGCGCGCAACTGGCGATGCAGGGGGCCCGGTGCCGGGGAACTGCCGGAGAGCCGTACGGAGGCGTTGGACGGGCTCGATCCGGCGTGGTGCCCTGCCTGGGGAATCGACCGGCAGTGGGGCTTCCACCTCCGGCCGGCGGGGCGCTGCCCGTACGTGCGGGCGAGGTGCTCGTGCAGGGCGAGGACCTCGGAGCCTGGACGATGGCGCAGCGGGTCGGCTGGGATGCGCTGACGCCCGCGCAGCAGTGGATGCTCGACAGCGTCCTGGGACTGGAGCCCGCCGGCGAGGCGGAGCAGCCGCCTGCACGCCGCACGCAAGCCGACCGGTGGGCCGGCCATCTCGCTGTGGCTCGTCAGTTCCACGCCCGCGAGGGGCACTTGAACGTGCCGCGCAAGCACGTCGAAGACGTCGGGGGCGTCCCGGTCAAACTGGGTGGGTTCCTCGACAACACCCGCCGTAGGGGCCTCGAAACTCCCCTCGAGCGCCGCGCGGAACTCGACGCTCTCGGCATGCGCTGGTAGGGCCGCCGGGACGGTAGGCGGCCGCCCCGGCGAGGGAACGGCAAGGCGACCGCCCTGGCCTGCCACGGTGACCGCAGCAGGAAGCCACCTCCCGCAAACGCGTCCACGGGGAGGAAGGTGGGTCGCCCATTGTGCACGCCTGATCCACAAGAAGTGATGGACTCTCGCTTGACGCAGAAGATTGGCGTGAGCGTCGGGAACGTGAGGAGAGCCGTACGGGTTGGATGGTTGTGAAGCGATCCTTTGCCCGTACGGCTGTCTCGCATCGTATCTGCACGGGTATTTCCCAGCGCCGACTTGGGTTTCCCAGCGCCGAGTTGGCGTCGCGGTGGATGGCTCAGCAGGACTCCCAGCTGCGTGAACGCCGCGGCCGCTGCGTGCCGAGGCTGGCGGGTGACTCTGTTGCGCTATTCCTTAGCCGATCAAAGCGGGTGCCGGAATCCGGCCCGCACGACCGGGCGCCTGGGCCTCAAGGAGCGCCTCCCGTCGCATCACCGGCCACGTCCTGCATTTGCGCAGCAGGGTCCGGGGTAACTCTGCTGCGCGTTTCGCTGGGGCGTGCGGGGTGACCCTGTCGGGGCCGGCAGCTGCGAGGTGACGTGGGGGCGTCAGGTCTCCCGGTGCTCGCTCAGAACAGTGCTGGGCCCTCGCCGCTGGTGTCCACGATGACTGGCCGGAACTGGGCAGGGAGGCCGTCCAGGCGGTCAGGACCGGCCGCGGCGGCCACGGCAGGGGCCGTCTCGGCCAGCCAGGTGCGAAACCGCTCGGCGGCTTCGCGGTAGGGGACTCGCGCCAGGACACGGTGCTCGCCGGAGGGGCAGAAGTCGACGGCGACCGTGAGCAGGCAGGAACGGGGCGCCTGGTGACTGCCCGTCCAGGACACGCGCAGGACACCGCAGGGCTTGCGCCCGCGGGGGGCGCGGTGGGTCGGGCGCAGCGATCGGCAGGCTGTGTGGGCGGTCCATGCGGCGAGGTGCGGCAGGGGCAGGGTGGTGCGTGCGCGGCAGCCGGGGCAGCGGTGCCAGTGGCGGAGCCAGTCGTCGGTGGCGGTGTGGAAGAGGCGTGTGTAACGGTTCGCCACGCGGATGTCGTTGCTGTACAGGTGGTCGGGGCGTTCCAGTGTGTTGCAGGACTGGCAGAGGGGGGCGCGGACGTAGCCGTGTTCGTGGCAGTGGTCGAGGACGGTGGCGGGCGCAGTGCGGCAGACGGCGCATGCCCACCCGGCCACCCTGCGGGAGGTACCGGGTTTCCTGCTGAGCACCGAGTACCGCTGGCCTTCCAGCTCTTTGTTGTACGGGCGCGGTGAGGCGGTGGGGTCCTCGGGGCTCGTCGTCTGCCGACCGCCGGCGTCTCGGGCCTGCCGGGGGTAGGAGGGTGGCTCGGTTGCGGCTGCGCCTGCCTGGCGGGTCCGCGCGGCTTGTACCCACTGCGTTTCGGTGTGCTCGGCCGCATCCAGCAGCCTGACCACAGCGCGCGGCAGCCACCACGTGCGCTGCGTCCCGTCGCGGGTCTGTTCCACGAGTATCTGTCGCCAGTCGATCCCCGCCAGATGGTACGGCCGGCCGACTTCACGTCGTGCTGCCCGCGCGGGGCCGCCCGGCTCCTGCAGTTCCCGCGTGATGCGCCGGCGCCAACGCAGCGGCGTCTCCTCGTTGCACTCCTGCCTCGGCGCCCCACGAAACGGACCGATGCGGACCAGGTCCTGCCGGTCCATTCCCACTGCGTTCAGTTCCGCGGCGGCCCGGCGCACCTCAGCCTCCGGGACACTCCACTGACCGCCGCTCGCCCTCACCGTCGCCACCACATGGCTGCCGAGCAGGACGTAGCCCGCCCGGGCATGGGTAGGAGAGCAGGTGAATGCCCCAGAAACCGTCGGCACAGCACTGTCGGCCGTCAAGTCGACCCACAGAGCGTCCGCTGTACCCAGGGTGATCAGGCCGTCCGTGCGACCGGGCATGACACGCTCTGACATACCGGCAGGCTAACGGCCTGCAACGCGGCAACGGGTCTCCAAGTTCCTCGGTCAGCCGGGCCGCCGCCCGCAACTCCATATTCCTGAGCATCTGGTTCGTCAGCACCTCCCGTGCCCGCAGCCTCACCATCAGAACGTCAAGAACCGGGCAAGTCACCCTCGCGCATCAGCGGTCCCCGAGCCCGGACGAATTGAGCAACGGAGTCGCGGGCCGGGCCAAAGCCGCTGTCATCACCGACGAGAAAGGCCGTGCTTTCGCCACGCGCTCGTACGGCACTTCGGCGAGCAGTACACCGTCTCGGTCTGTTTGCGCACCGAGACGGACACACCGCACACCGGACACCGTCCCTGCGCCGATCTCGCCCTTGATGAGCCCCAGCCCCGGACAGACGGCCCGCTGGTAGTCCTGTGTGAGTATGCGTCCGAGACTCCGCATCCATGCTCATCTGCGGCGCGAGGTGCCAGTAGCAGCCAGCAGGTTCCGAACCTCCATCACGTTCATGTCTGTACGCTCAGCGATGCGGGCAGCCGGCTCCCCGGCTTGGTACGCGCTGACCACCACCGCGGTCAGCTTCCGGCGGGCCAGGTGAACCGCCGCTTGCGCCTCACGCAGTGCGACGGCCGCCGTCTCCAGGTCGTTCTCCTCGCTTGCCATAGCGGTCATCGTGCCAGCGCCCACGCAGGGCCGATACGGTGGCATGTTCCAGCAAGAGGCAAGGGGTGACGGCATGGCAGGCGAGACGCTGGTGACGGTGGTAGGCAACCTGACCGCCGATCCCGAACTGCGGCACACCAACTCCGGCATCCCCGTGGCAGCCTTCACCATCGCCTCCACTCCCCGCGTGTTCGACCGCGAGCGCAGCGAATTCATCGACGGGGACCCGCTGTTCCTGCGCTGCTCGCTCTGGCGCCAGGCCGGCGAGAACGCCGCGCAGTCCCTCACCCGAGGCATGAGGGTCATCGTCACCGGACGGCTCAGGCAGCGCACCTTCGACGACAAAGAGGGCGTCCGCCGCATCACCGTGGAGATCGACGCCGACGAGGTCGCAGCCTCTTTGACCTACGCGACCGCCCAGGTCACCAAGGCCTACGGCCAAGGCATGCCGTCCCAGAGCGGGCCCACGCCGACGGCCAGGTCAGTACCCGATTCCGCTTCCGCGCAGTCGTCCCCGAGTCCGGCACCCGCCGAGCCGCACCCGTTCTGACCAGCAGCCCGGTCAACCCCAGAACGCATGCCGCGGATCATCCAGAACAGTCAGGGCCTCGTCCAGGGACGGGACGGCCGTCAGGTGATCGCACGGATACCAGCGGCCGTTGCGGTCCGCCCCGTCCACCTGCCATCCCTCATCAGTACGCCGCAACCGAGCGACCCGACGTGAGGTCCACTGCCCGACCCCGTCCCACGGCGCACGCTCCTCGGTGATCACAGCGGTACTGCCCCGCACCGCGCACCCCACCGCAACTTCCGCCTTCGCATGCTCAGGGATGCGCTGCCCGGCCCACTTCTTCAGCCGGGCCCGGTCCAGCTCGGAGATCTTCACGTCCCTCACGGTAAAAGCCTCTCCCCGCGCCCGCAGCGGCCGCCCGTCCCGCCGAAAGGGGCCACCACGCCGCCATCGTAGCCAGCGCAGCCAGTCCCCTCCCCTCATCGAAATGCCTTCTGCCTGCAACGCTGCAAGCACCACGAGCACTGCTTCAGACAGCGCCCGTGTGGCAACGGTCCCCCGCAGAGTTCGTAGTACCGTGATGACGGCGTGTGTGCCGATTCGGGTGGCTTCGGCGCCTTGTGCACAGCCGGGTGGAGGAACTGCTGTGACAGCGCCGAGAAGAGCACCGGTCATCGTCGTCACGCCGACGCTGGCCAGCGAGCACCGCGGGCTGGAGGCCCTGAGCCTTCGGGCCATGACTGCCCAGGGCCTCCAGCTGCCCGGCCACAGCCCGGCAGGTTTTATGGCCCTCCATCCGACGCGGAAGACGGACAGGGACCACCGACACCATGCACGCGTGTCACATGACCAACGCTCACGGCACTATGCCGGACACGCCCCCGTCAACAGGAGAAGCCGGGCAGCCACCGGCTCCCTGCGGCCAGCACCAGGACTAGACCGCCGCATCGATGAAGGCATTGGTAACGGTGATGAAGTCGCGGCCACCGCGGGGGGCGAGAGCTGATAATGCAACACGCTGTAACGCCGGATTGTCGGCCGCCGCCTGAGGACTAACACCGCTCTCATCACCCGTCACCAGGACGGCGGCCGAACCCGGCTGGAGGCCCTGAGCCAGGGTCAGGCCATGACTGCCCGGGGCCCCCTGCTGCCGGCCACAGCCCGGCAGCAGGTTCGTGGTCCTGGCCCGACGCCGGAGACGGATCCGGGACCACTGACACACGTGCACGCGTGTCTGGCGGTCAACGTACAGGGCGTTGCCCAGGACACGTCCACGTCAACGTCCGGGCCCGGTGTTCAGCCGTGGGGGGTGACTGCCGTGGGGCACTGCACCACGGCAGTCACCATCTTGCCCGCCGCATGGACCTCGACCCGCACGTCCACCGACAGTTTCTGCACCACACCGGAGACCATGTGGACCAAGCAGACACACCAGCGTGACCGGGCCGCCCGGAACAGCGTGCAGCCTGGTCAGCGCGTGTCGTCTGGTGCTGCGGGGCGGCTTCGGCGGCCACTGAGCACGGTGGCGATGGGGAGGGCTGCTGCCAGGCCGCTGAGCAAGATTGCGGCGAGCGCGCCCAGGACGGCGGGCTGGTCGCCGAAGGCGATGCCGATCGCGGCCAAGGCGGGCCCCGCGTTGCGTACTGCGGCGACGCCGCCCATCGTGGTGCGGCGCACCGACGGACCTGTCGCCAGCAGGGTCCCGACGGCGAAGGCGGCGGCTGCGAGCAAGAAGCCCGCGAGGAGGGCGAGTGAGCCGAGGAGTGCCACCACGTCACTCCAGTTACCGAGCAGCATGCCCGCCAGCACGATCAGGAAGGTCACGTTCGACACCGCGGCCGCCGCGGGGTGCCACGACCGTGCGGTGGGCGCGGCGTAGCGGCGCAGCAGCAGGCCGATGACGAACGGTACGAGTTGCAGGAGGGCCACGGTCCGTACCAGCGTCGCAACATCGAGGGAGATGTCCTTGCCGAGGTCGGCGGCGGTGAGGATGCCGTTGACGGTCGGGGCGAAGGTGAGGCTGCCGACGGTGGCGAGCAGCACCTGCATGGCCGCGCCCGCGACGACGTCGCCGCTCTGCACCATGGCGAGCTTCGCCCCGAAGGGCCCGCCCGGGGACGAGGCGACCAGGACGAGTGCGATGAACGCTGCCGAGGGGAGGCTGAAGAGTGCACCGATGCCCCAGCCCAGCAGCGGGATGACGACCATGTTGGTGAGCAGCGCGAGCACCAGCAGCGGGACGTTGGTGAAGATGCCGCGCAGCGCCGGGATGGTGGCCCCGAGCCCGGCGGCGAACATGGTCGCCGCGATGAAGATCACGGTGACGGCGTTGAACAGCATGTGCAGGGTGTCCATGAGCATTCCCCTCGGCCGGCGGAGCAGCCGCAGTGCCGGCGTGCGCGTCGCCGCCCTGTCAGTCCCGGAGGTCGCCGAGCCAGCGCAGGGCGCTCAGGCTCGGCAGAAAGCAGTACTCGCCGCCGCGGGTGACGACGAACCGCGGCAGGGCCGCAAGGCGTCGTCGCACCGGCCGTCTGGGGATCGTGAAGCCGGTGACGCCGTCGTGGGATCCGGTGACGGGGTCTTTGGCGTCGCCCGAGCCGAAGAAGACGCCGTCGTTCATCCATTGCGACTGGACGAACTCGAACTGCCGCCCGAGGTGGGCTCCGATGAACGCGAACATCAGGCCGCGGTCGGTCCCGTCGTCCTCCAGAACTCCTTCGGGCAACGGCGGACCGTAGACGGCACCGCGTCTGATCATGCGGTGCAAACGCACCTCTCCCGCCACCGAGGCGTCGCGGGGGTTGGCCCGGCGGATGTGGCAGCCGCCGGGCGTGATGAATCCCGCCGGATCGTCGCGCTCGTACAGGAAGGTGTTGCGGCGGTGCGGGTCGGCACCGAGAGCGGGGTCGTCGTGCTGCGGACTGAGAGCGAGGGGGGCTCCGCTGCGCCAGCGTCCCATGATCTTGGCCGCGAGCAGTTCCTCGTCGTCGGGGTCGGTGGCGTTGTCCCGCAGATAGCGTCGGAACGCGGCGACGTCCTGGTGGAGCTTGCGGAAGACCGCGTAGCTGCCGTTGCGCCCGAGCACCTCCGGCTGCGGGGTCTGGATCCCGCCGATCTCGTCCCGATAGCCGAGCACGAACTCTCCGGCCTTCAACGGCACCTCCAGCTGGTTGGACCCGGGGATGCCGCTTCCTTCGACGGCCGGATGGCTGACGCCGTCGCGATAGCCGAAGTGCTCGGTCTCGGTGGGCAGTGCGTAGCAGTCCTGCCGCCAGATCGCGGTCACACCGGCGAGGCGGTCGTACGCGGGCCGGGCCCGATCGACGGCCTCCTCCAACCGCGGGACGTCGGGCGCGACCGCCGCGAGCACCACATGGACATCCGGCGTGCCCAGCGGCGCTTCCCAGTTCGCGGGGCTGCTCTCGCCGACATCGCCGAGCGCTGTGGCCCGGGCGGCCATCCCTTGCCGGAATTCCCAGGCGAACGTGTCCAATGATCCGCGCGGCACGTCCAGCGCCGCCAGGCCGTGACAGGTGACGGCGACACTGACCCACGTGTCCCCCAAAGGGCTGACCGGGTCGGCGGCAGAGGTCACCACCGCGCTCGCGCGTCGCATCAGTTCCCGACCGTCGGCCCGGTCATCGACGCGGAACACAAGATATGTCGCCGCGTAGGGAGTCGGCCGCGGGCTGAGAGCCCCGCGCTGGACGTCGTCGAGTTCCAACGCGACTTGCGTGGGCTCGCTCACGGTCCACCTCCATGTGGCGCTACTTCGAGACGAGGTTCCGCCAGAAGTTCCTGAGACTCTCGTCGCCTCCGAACAGCGAACTGAAGATCGTGGAGTCCGCCAGCAGCACATCGCCAGCCCGCTCACCGCTCGGCGGCATCCACAGAAACATGTTGAACTCGGTGTTGCCGGCATCGGTGAACGGGTGCGGCCTGGAGGTGTCGATCGGCTGCCTTGCCAGGACATGGATCGCATCCGGCTCGTCGGTCGTCACGGCGTAGTGCGGCAGATGCATGTGGAAGTTGAAGTTCGTCACCCCCTCCAGCCACCCTTTGGCGTCCAGGTCCCCGACGGTGGACAGCGGGGCGATCTTGTTCTTCTCCCGCACCGCAGGGCGCAGTCCGTAACGGTTCTCGACCGGCACCCCGAGGCCGCGCATCAAGCCCCGGACGTATGTGGCGAACCGCTGCTGGCGGGGGACCAGGGGATCGCCGTGATGGCGGTACTCCACGTCCCGCGCGGCCAGATCGTCCGATGCCCCGACGTCATGGTGGGGCCCCAGGACCAGACAGGCGTCCTCTCGGCCGAGGAAGGCCCGCAGTGCCTCGACCTCCTCGGGCTGGGCCTCCTGCCCGGTGACCATGTGGTCCAGCCCGAACACGAACAGGGTGTCGGTGTCGGCCAGTACGCGCTCGTCGAGCGGAGTCCGAAAGCCGGCCTGGTCGATGCGCTGATACACCGGGACGGGGTGCCCGGTGACCTCCTCGACGAACTCCTGGAACGGCACCCAGGCCCAGAAGAACAATTCCAGCGAGCCGGCGATGCCCTGCTGGAAATGCATCGGGTCGGACCACTTCGGGTCCTCGTAGGCAGGCCACGCCACCCGCCTGACCTCCGTCAGCGTGGAGAACCTGTTGTCCAGCTCAGCCGGATTCCTGCCCGCCTCGGCCGGATAGCTCCACGCGACGTAGATGCTCACCCGTCGCCGGCCAGGGGTGCGTTCGCGCGGGATGTGGTTCTGGTTGTAGGTGCGTGCCGTCCTGACCTCGCTCATCTCGTCTCCGATCCGCGGTGGGACGAGCACACGGCGGCCCGCTCTCACTGCAGCTGGTCGAGCATCTCCGACAGGGCGTTCTTGATCCGCAGAGCCTTCTTGATCTCATCAGCGGTCACGTACGGGTACTCCCCGTACTCGATGAAGCTGGGACAGTGGTGTTCACGCACGAACCGGACGAACGCATCGGGATTGGTCCGCCAGTCCTCAGGGAATCCTTCGAGGTTCTCGAAGGCCGTATTCACCCCCGCCTTGCCGAAAAGCGCGACGGCGTCCTCGGTGTACTTGTCGAAGTCGGTGTCGAAGATCCCCTGATACATGAAGCGCGTGTCGTCGTCGAAAAGCACCCAGCGCAGATAGTGCAACTTCAATGGTGCGAGAAGGTGGGGGTCTCCATCCAAAGCCTTGGCCAAGGCATAGCCGTACTCACGCATCGCGTCGGCGCGGCCGGGCTTCACCCTGGCGACGATCGTGAACCCGTAGCACGCCGGCGTCTTCGGAAAAACAGGGCCGTACTTCCCCTGCTCGAACTGGGCGGTGTCCTTGGGAATGACCGCCGCCTGCGGCTTGATCTCCATGTCCGCTCCTGCCGCCATCTACTGGCCGGAAACAATTCGTCTCATATTCCCACGGACCACATCCACCCGCCTCGGGAGCAGCGAGGCGGAGGAGAGCCACGGCGGTCCGTCGGCGCGTGGTTCACCGGGCGGTGACCACGATCTCGCACTTGAGGATCTTGCAGCCCGTCAACCTGGCCGAATCCGAGCAGGCCGTCCAGAGCATCGACACCTTCTACCTCGAGACCGCAACCCGACTGCCCCGCACCTGACAGCAGATGCCGCGATCGCCGGACTGCTCGCAGTAAAGCAACCCAGACATCCATGAACACGCTGGTCGTTCTCCACCGTGTGCGGCAGCCCGGACACACGGGACACCGCACTGATGAACCGGGCTCGCGGTGGAAGTCGGCGCCGACGTCGCCAGCCAATGACGCCACCCCGCACGCCGGCACCGCCCGCACCGTCCTCACCCTCGCCGAGACCCCGCACACCGCGGCGCCCGCGTGATCGATACACAAGCAGCCCCGGCCGGTGTCGATCCCGGCCGGGGCTGTCGATGCGCATGGCCGCGAAGGGCGGTCGCCTACGCGGCGAAAGGCTCCATGAGGCTTCAGCCGAACGATCGTCCTCATGGGCTGGAGGTGAGGCCCGGGGACAAAACCTCGCCGCCCTACCGACCGACATCAAGGAGATCGTCTTCCCCGTCTCCATCAACAGGCGTTCGGCCAGCTCTCCAGCGCCTACGTCCGCGTCGTCGACCAGGCCAGCGGTCTGGAGATCGGCCGCTACGACCTCTCCAAAGCGGCAGCCACTGAGACAGCTGTAATCTCGGGCAGGCTGCACCGGACCAGGTCGGGATGGACATACAAGGTCGGAGGGCACGGCTACGCCTCAGGCTTGCGAGGCATCATCAAGGACTTCGGCGTGAACGTATGACCACGATGTAGGTACTGGGCGGGCAGCGTCCCTGACCCGTCATGTCACAAGCAGCCCGCACCTCACCGGGCGAGCGCGTCTTCCGCATCGCCGGCCTCCCCCGGCGGACCCGGCGCGTTCACCGCGGGCCGCGAGCCGGCCGGCGGGCTGTTCGCCTGCGGGCCTCTCGGTGAGACGGAGCCGAGTCCGTCGTCCCCCTCCGAGGGCTCAGGCCGTGGCAGGATGACGACACGGTTCTGATCCGAAAGAGCGATGCCGCGTAAGCTTCCCCCCGGCCGTCCGCGCTGAACAGCAGCGGCCGCCCAGGCACATGCCGGTCCGTCCACACCCGGGTGCATGGGCTCGGACTCGGACGGCGGTACGCCGTATTTGACGCCCAGCACCTCCGGCGGTACGCGGTTGCCAATGCCCTCAGCCGGTTCGAGTGGGCATTCAAGCAGCCGAGACGACAACTGACCGGCCTCGGCGGGAGTCCCGGCATCGAGATCGAGGACAGCCGGGACGACCTGGCCCTGCGGCATCTGCCCGAAGGACCCCAGGCAGACCTGGGCCCCCTAATGGAGACAATCGACAAGGAGTTCGAACGCTGCACCCTTCCGGACCCGGGCCGGACCAGCGGGCGGACGACGGGACGCCCCTGGTGGTGGCGGATTCGGCCCGGCCCCGGAGAAATTCGGGGATTCGAGGCTTTCCCGCGACGCTGCTTCACACCGTCCCGGACTTCTTGCACGTCAGGCCCTACCTGCAGCCCCGACGGCGTGGCGGGGCTGTCAGTTCACGGGCGGGGCAGGACGGCGAGGGCATTATCGGCTATGTCTGTCAGCGTCTTTTCGTTCGCTCCGGCCTTGCCCAGTGCTTCGATGCCGCGTAGTACGGCGAGTACCAGCGCGGCCAGCTTTCCGGGGTCCGTGTCCGCGGCGAGGTCGCCGTTGCGCTGGCAGGCGGCGATGTCGTCCTCCAGCAACGTTTGCAGTGCCTCGATGGCGGTGTGCGCCCGCTTGGCCACCGTCTTGTCGTGTTCAGTCAGCTCGGCAGCGCCCTTGGCCAGGAGGCATCCGCGCTGGGCGGTATCTGCGGCGGTGGCCGCGGCCACCGCGTGGACGTAAGCGGACAGCCGCGCGTACGCGTTCTTGTCGTCGCCGCGCAGCTGCTGGGCGGTGGCGTCGACGATCGCGCGGCAGTACTCGTCGAACACGCGGTGGAACAGCTCTTGCTTGCCGCCGAACGCGCCGTACAGGCTCCCTTTGCCGAGACCCGTCGCCGCGGCGATGTCGTCCATGCGCGTCGCGGCATACCCGCCCGCCCAGAACTGCTCCCGAGCGGTCTCGAGCACCTGCTGCTCATCGAATTTCCGAGGTCGTGCCATGCGGGCAAGACTACGCTTTCTTGACTCATTCGTCCACAACGGTTAGCGTTGTGGACGAATGAGTCAAGAACTAGGGAGTGGCACGTCATGACGGAAGTACTCGCAGGCAAGGTGGCAGTAGTCACCGGCGCCAACAGCGGAATCGGACTGGCCACAGCACGTCGCTTCGCCACTGAAGGCGCCCACGTGATCATCACCGGCCGGCGCCAGGATGCGCTGGACGCGGCCGTGGCCGAGATCGGCGACAACGTC
This portion of the Streptomyces sp. NBC_01571 genome encodes:
- a CDS encoding TetR/AcrR family transcriptional regulator, encoding MARPRKFDEQQVLETAREQFWAGGYAATRMDDIAAATGLGKGSLYGAFGGKQELFHRVFDEYCRAIVDATAQQLRGDDKNAYARLSAYVHAVAAATAADTAQRGCLLAKGAAELTEHDKTVAKRAHTAIEALQTLLEDDIAACQRNGDLAADTDPGKLAALVLAVLRGIEALGKAGANEKTLTDIADNALAVLPRP
- a CDS encoding bile acid:sodium symporter family protein, coding for MDTLHMLFNAVTVIFIAATMFAAGLGATIPALRGIFTNVPLLVLALLTNMVVIPLLGWGIGALFSLPSAAFIALVLVASSPGGPFGAKLAMVQSGDVVAGAAMQVLLATVGSLTFAPTVNGILTAADLGKDISLDVATLVRTVALLQLVPFVIGLLLRRYAAPTARSWHPAAAAVSNVTFLIVLAGMLLGNWSDVVALLGSLALLAGFLLAAAAFAVGTLLATGPSVRRTTMGGVAAVRNAGPALAAIGIAFGDQPAVLGALAAILLSGLAAALPIATVLSGRRSRPAAPDDTR
- a CDS encoding fic family toxin-antitoxin system, toxin component, with amino-acid sequence MIVRIDRAWLLDLAHRHIPGDPDVSDFGTLAAAATRHADTVMDTPVYSESHHRAAALMHQLIRCPALDHSNELFSAVVAASYLSVSGEILDVQPKQAAGLAARASHDGLDVRSIASEIKTWIAR
- a CDS encoding DUF3024 domain-containing protein; the protein is MKISELDRARLKKWAGQRIPEHAKAEVAVGCAVRGSTAVITEERAPWDGVGQWTSRRVARLRRTDEGWQVDGADRNGRWYPCDHLTAVPSLDEALTVLDDPRHAFWG
- a CDS encoding toxin-antitoxin system HicB family antitoxin, with amino-acid sequence MKQINVRVPDEIHAGIAERAEAAGLSVQEYAKQVLADESNDLRHRFLHAGAHFADAFGDAFTEEFGSPAANRGPAAAA
- a CDS encoding single-stranded DNA-binding protein, which produces MAGETLVTVVGNLTADPELRHTNSGIPVAAFTIASTPRVFDRERSEFIDGDPLFLRCSLWRQAGENAAQSLTRGMRVIVTGRLRQRTFDDKEGVRRITVEIDADEVAASLTYATAQVTKAYGQGMPSQSGPTPTARSVPDSASAQSSPSPAPAEPHPF
- a CDS encoding Dyp-type peroxidase produces the protein MSEPTQVALELDDVQRGALSPRPTPYAATYLVFRVDDRADGRELMRRASAVVTSAADPVSPLGDTWVSVAVTCHGLAALDVPRGSLDTFAWEFRQGMAARATALGDVGESSPANWEAPLGTPDVHVVLAAVAPDVPRLEEAVDRARPAYDRLAGVTAIWRQDCYALPTETEHFGYRDGVSHPAVEGSGIPGSNQLEVPLKAGEFVLGYRDEIGGIQTPQPEVLGRNGSYAVFRKLHQDVAAFRRYLRDNATDPDDEELLAAKIMGRWRSGAPLALSPQHDDPALGADPHRRNTFLYERDDPAGFITPGGCHIRRANPRDASVAGEVRLHRMIRRGAVYGPPLPEGVLEDDGTDRGLMFAFIGAHLGRQFEFVQSQWMNDGVFFGSGDAKDPVTGSHDGVTGFTIPRRPVRRRLAALPRFVVTRGGEYCFLPSLSALRWLGDLRD
- a CDS encoding helicase associated domain-containing protein; translated protein: MGLPPPAGGALPVRAGEVLVQGEDLGAWTMAQRVGWDALTPAQQWMLDSVLGLEPAGEAEQPPARRTQADRWAGHLAVARQFHAREGHLNVPRKHVEDVGGVPVKLGGFLDNTRRRGLETPLERRAELDALGMRW
- a CDS encoding endonuclease domain-containing protein, which gives rise to MSERVMPGRTDGLITLGTADALWVDLTADSAVPTVSGAFTCSPTHARAGYVLLGSHVVATVRASGGQWSVPEAEVRRAAAELNAVGMDRQDLVRIGPFRGAPRQECNEETPLRWRRRITRELQEPGGPARAARREVGRPYHLAGIDWRQILVEQTRDGTQRTWWLPRAVVRLLDAAEHTETQWVQAARTRQAGAAATEPPSYPRQARDAGGRQTTSPEDPTASPRPYNKELEGQRYSVLSRKPGTSRRVAGWACAVCRTAPATVLDHCHEHGYVRAPLCQSCNTLERPDHLYSNDIRVANRYTRLFHTATDDWLRHWHRCPGCRARTTLPLPHLAAWTAHTACRSLRPTHRAPRGRKPCGVLRVSWTGSHQAPRSCLLTVAVDFCPSGEHRVLARVPYREAAERFRTWLAETAPAVAAAAGPDRLDGLPAQFRPVIVDTSGEGPALF